The DNA window CAACAGCAGTAGATAGGAAGAGTTAGACTAACgtttatatagatatatattttttatttttaaatgacaATCGCGTGTTAAATATGCAATATCTCGTTACCAGATGTGCAAGGTATGACGCTTTTATATCGTTGTATTTTCGCAATATGTTTTTAGCAAGCGAGCTAACTGACGTTAATGTAACTGTTACTATCAACGAATAGCatgctaactttagctagctacagtacctaACGCCAAAACCAATAATTGGCATCGTTTATAAGACATCACGAGTTACACGTATAAAAGGTTAACTCTGTCAATCCTCACATGCTGAAATCCCCCATTTACTAGTTTTGAAAGCAGTTTCAATGCACAGTTGGGAGTAGACTATAATGCAATATCTGTGGTATGTCATCAGCACTGCACTCCTCGTAAATAGCTTTGTTTTGGTTATTTTTGACAACAACAGATTCTCCCTCTCCTGTATAGGGTATtggtagggccaggagtttttcctagactTGTCACTTGATCAGGAAACGCTATTGGTCCTTGGTTATTACATATGTTTTTCTGAcaaccaaaaaaaagtgtatgACTTATCCTACTACAACTCACcgattatattattattgtttcAACAAGGGCATTGCGGATGTATTATCCTGAACTGGTGCCCAGCGTGACTGTTCTGTACTCCGATATCGAAAATATTCCCATCGGTGAAGTAATTTAGTGCTCCTACAACCACAAAACAACCATGGATACCTACGTAGCCATCCATGGCAAGAACATATCCCAcaatcccctctcctccacccaagcCATGTCTATCGACAAGCTCTTCCCGGCTCTCCTGGAGTGTTTTGGGATCATCCTGTGTGGATACATCGCCGGTAGGACAGACATAATCACCTCCTGTCAAGCTAAAGGATTAGGGAACTTTGTGTCTAAATTCGCCCTCCCGGCGCTGCTCTTCAAGAACATGGTTCTGTTGGACTTTAATAACGTGATCTGGTCGTTCCTGTGGAGTATCCTGATAGCCAAGGTGTCCGTGTTCGtcctggtgtgtgttctgacgCTAGCCGTGGCCAGTCCGGAGAGCAGGTACAGCAAGGCAGGACTCTACTCCATCTTCGCTACGCAGAGCAACGACTTCGCCCTGGGGTATCCCATTGGTGAGGATAGTTGTCTTTTGGAATGTGATCGTAGTACAATAGGACCAGTTTATTTTACTTTGGAAAGTTCAACCTCTTTGTCAAAACAGTCCCAGCCGTTCcacacagtgcattctgaaagtattcagaccccttcactttttccaccttgttactttacagcctcattctaaaatgtattacatagtTTTTTtccgtcatcaatctacacacaataccccataatgacaaagcaaaaacaggttagaCATTTTTTCacatttataaaataaaaaattataaaatcacatttccataagtattcagactctttactcagttctttgttgaagcacctttggcagtgattacagccttgagtcttcttgggtatcacgctacaagcttggggagattctcccattcttctctgcagatcctctcgagctctgtcaggttggatggggggcATCGcaccacagctattttcaggtctctccagacatgttcgatcgggttcaagtccggctctggctgggccactcaaggacattcagagacttttccctaagccacacctgcgttgtcttggctgtgtgcttagggtcgttgtcctgttggaaggggaaccttcgccccagtctgaggtcatgagtgctctggagcaggtttt is part of the Oncorhynchus keta strain PuntledgeMale-10-30-2019 unplaced genomic scaffold, Oket_V2 Un_contig_20651_pilon_pilon, whole genome shotgun sequence genome and encodes:
- the LOC118383604 gene encoding integral membrane protein GPR155-like — translated: MDTYVAIHGKNISHNPLSSTQAMSIDKLFPALLECFGIILCGYIAGRTDIITSCQAKGLGNFVSKFALPALLFKNMVLLDFNNVIWSFLWSILIAKVSVFVLVCVLTLAVASPESRYSKAGLYSIFATQSNDFALGYPIVDALYRNTYPEYLQYIYLVAPVSLMFLNPIGFAFCEVQKWKDHPERQQGKLQIVRVVLLQVISSCLLL